A region from the Simiduia sp. 21SJ11W-1 genome encodes:
- the ychF gene encoding redox-regulated ATPase YchF, protein MGFNCGIVGLPNVGKSTLFNALTKAGIDAENFPFCTIEPNAGVVPVPDPRQDKLAEIVKPERVVPTTMEFIDIAGIVAGASKGEGLGNKFLANIRETDAIAHVVRCFENENVIHVANKVDPAADIDVINTELALADLDTCERALTRYAKAAKGQDKDAIAKKALLEKILPHLNEAKPLRSFGLDTDELAALKELNLLTVKPTMYIANVDEDGFENNPYLDVVNKIAAEEHAVVVPICNKLESEIAELEDDEKAEFLAELGMEEPGLNRVIRAGYSLLNLHTYFTAGVKEVRAWTIPVGATAPQAAGVIHTDFERGFIRAETIAYDDFVEYSGEQGAKAAGKSRKEGKDYIVKDGDVLHFLFNV, encoded by the coding sequence ATGGGTTTTAATTGCGGCATTGTCGGCCTTCCCAATGTGGGGAAGTCCACCCTGTTTAACGCCCTGACCAAAGCGGGCATTGATGCAGAAAACTTTCCCTTTTGTACCATTGAGCCCAACGCGGGTGTGGTTCCGGTGCCAGACCCGCGCCAAGACAAGCTGGCAGAAATTGTAAAGCCTGAGCGTGTAGTGCCCACCACCATGGAGTTCATCGATATCGCCGGCATTGTTGCCGGTGCCTCTAAGGGTGAGGGCCTGGGCAATAAGTTTCTGGCGAACATTCGCGAAACCGATGCCATTGCCCACGTGGTGCGTTGTTTTGAAAATGAAAACGTTATTCACGTAGCCAACAAGGTAGACCCGGCGGCCGACATTGATGTAATCAACACCGAGCTTGCCCTGGCAGACCTGGATACCTGCGAGCGCGCACTCACACGTTACGCCAAGGCCGCCAAAGGCCAAGATAAAGACGCCATCGCCAAAAAGGCGTTACTTGAAAAAATTCTGCCGCATCTCAATGAAGCCAAGCCTCTGCGCTCTTTCGGTTTAGACACCGATGAGCTGGCGGCTTTAAAAGAACTGAATTTGCTTACCGTCAAGCCCACTATGTACATTGCCAATGTGGATGAAGACGGTTTTGAAAATAACCCCTATCTGGATGTGGTAAATAAAATTGCCGCTGAAGAACATGCGGTGGTGGTGCCTATTTGTAACAAGCTTGAATCTGAAATTGCCGAGCTTGAAGACGATGAAAAAGCTGAATTTCTGGCTGAGCTGGGTATGGAAGAGCCGGGTTTAAACCGCGTGATTCGCGCAGGCTACAGCTTGCTGAATCTACACACCTACTTCACCGCCGGTGTAAAAGAAGTGCGCGCCTGGACAATCCCGGTAGGTGCCACAGCGCCGCAGGCAGCAGGTGTGATCCACACGGATTTTGAGCGTGGCTTTATTCGCGCTGAAACCATCGCCTATGATGACTTTGTGGAATACTCCGGCGAGCAGGGTGCAAAGGCCGCGGGCAAATCGCGCAAAGAAGGTAAAGATTACATCGTTAAAGATGGCGACGTGCTGCACTTCCTGTTTAACGTTTAA
- a CDS encoding sterol desaturase family protein, translated as MPYQNAVEFQLHYNDIHSESIMAELITVLAAPLYLILIGWELWVDKRRGTGFYRLNDAIASMSLGVISRTHRLVVFAVGTYIFTQVLPTAGDQFWRDNLWLAWLVAFIGYDLTYYWNHRLNHEINCLWAGHVVHHQSEDYNLTTALRQSSGGVFDWIFSIPLYLTGIPADIIIASAGLNLIYQFWVHTQHINRLGWMEKWFVTPSHHRVHHAQNPLYWDKNYGGVLIVWDKLFNTFQAERDDTPIIYGVSRPLNTMNPLKANLQVWWYLLRDALYCKSLWDKCRIWFMPTGWRPADMEARIPIAKTDLASFQKFNPEVAGNIKIYALFQFTAAFLLGFSFIFMFSNETRLITLLAAWLFVTLPLISTGHLLDGGSAQWELVRLGLSALIFGLCINQLPGAPYSQWFAGGYLLLNLGALVLLMKPTAPQTT; from the coding sequence TTGCCTTACCAGAACGCTGTAGAGTTTCAGCTGCACTATAACGACATACATTCCGAGAGCATTATGGCCGAACTTATCACTGTGCTGGCCGCACCCCTGTACCTTATTCTGATTGGCTGGGAGCTGTGGGTAGACAAGCGCCGGGGCACGGGCTTCTACCGCCTGAACGATGCCATTGCCAGCATGTCGCTAGGGGTAATATCACGCACCCACCGCTTGGTAGTATTTGCCGTGGGTACTTATATTTTCACCCAGGTACTGCCCACCGCGGGCGATCAATTCTGGCGCGACAACCTATGGCTTGCCTGGCTAGTGGCATTTATCGGTTACGACCTTACCTACTACTGGAACCACCGGCTTAACCATGAAATAAACTGCCTTTGGGCCGGCCACGTGGTGCACCACCAAAGCGAAGACTACAACCTCACCACCGCCCTGCGGCAATCGAGCGGCGGTGTGTTTGATTGGATATTTTCAATCCCGCTCTACCTCACCGGCATTCCCGCAGACATTATTATCGCCAGCGCCGGGTTAAACCTGATTTACCAGTTCTGGGTACACACCCAGCACATCAATAGATTGGGTTGGATGGAAAAATGGTTTGTCACGCCCTCACACCACCGTGTGCACCACGCACAAAACCCGCTCTACTGGGATAAAAATTACGGCGGCGTGCTCATCGTTTGGGACAAACTGTTCAACACCTTTCAGGCCGAGCGCGACGATACCCCCATTATTTATGGCGTGAGCCGGCCGCTCAACACCATGAATCCGCTAAAGGCAAATCTGCAGGTGTGGTGGTACTTGCTGCGCGATGCCCTCTACTGCAAGAGCCTTTGGGATAAGTGCCGCATCTGGTTTATGCCCACCGGTTGGCGCCCGGCAGACATGGAAGCGCGCATTCCCATAGCGAAAACAGATCTGGCAAGTTTTCAGAAGTTCAACCCGGAAGTCGCGGGCAACATAAAGATATATGCGCTATTTCAATTTACCGCCGCATTCTTACTGGGCTTCAGCTTTATTTTTATGTTCAGCAACGAAACGCGCCTGATCACGCTGCTGGCAGCCTGGCTTTTCGTTACCTTGCCGCTCATCAGCACAGGGCATTTACTCGACGGCGGCAGCGCCCAATGGGAGCTTGTGCGGCTAGGCTTAAGCGCGTTGATCTTTGGGTTGTGCATTAACCAACTGCCTGGCGCGCCTTACAGCCAATGGTTTGCTGGCGGCTACCTGCTACTAAACCTTGGAGCGCTGGTGCTACTGATGAAACCTACCGCACCGCAAACAACCTAG
- the pth gene encoding aminoacyl-tRNA hydrolase — translation MSESVKLIVGLGNPGQEYDRTRHNAGADFVFELAKQHSVTLAADSKLFGLTGRAFINGKDVRLLVPTTFMNRSGQSVGGLASFYKIAASQILVAHDELDLAPGVARLKVGGGHGGHNGLRDIISALANDKNFMRLRIGIGHPGQASQVSGYVLKRAPQAEQQLIDDAIYDSLREINSIVSGDLEAAMRSLHTRK, via the coding sequence ATGAGTGAATCCGTAAAGTTAATTGTTGGCCTGGGTAACCCGGGCCAAGAATACGACCGGACTCGTCATAATGCAGGGGCCGATTTCGTTTTTGAGCTGGCAAAACAGCACAGCGTAACACTCGCAGCAGACAGCAAGCTATTTGGCCTGACCGGCCGCGCCTTTATTAACGGTAAAGATGTCCGTTTGCTGGTGCCCACCACCTTCATGAACCGCAGTGGGCAATCGGTGGGGGGCTTGGCGAGTTTTTATAAAATCGCAGCCAGCCAGATATTGGTCGCACACGATGAGCTAGACTTGGCGCCAGGCGTTGCCCGCCTGAAAGTGGGCGGTGGCCACGGTGGCCACAACGGCTTGCGCGATATCATCAGTGCGTTGGCAAACGATAAAAATTTTATGCGCTTAAGAATTGGTATTGGCCACCCAGGCCAGGCCAGCCAGGTTTCCGGCTATGTACTTAAGCGCGCACCGCAGGCAGAGCAGCAGCTCATAGATGACGCCATCTACGACAGCTTGCGTGAAATCAATTCCATTGTGAGTGGCGATTTAGAAGCGGCTATGCGCTCGCTGCACACACGTAAATAG
- a CDS encoding 50S ribosomal protein L25/general stress protein Ctc — MSDAFTLNAEKRDVEGKGASRRLRRLAEKVPAIIYGGKSKPQNIQIDHKDLVHHLENEAFYSHIISLVVDGKAEDVILKDLQRHPAKPVVLHADFQRVVRGQKMHVRVPLHFINEATAKGVKQGGGIVSHLLTDLEINVLPKDLPEFIEVDVADLGVGESLHISDIKLPKGVESLALAQGGDHDLPVVSIIKPRGMASEDAADEGEAATDAE, encoded by the coding sequence ATGTCTGATGCATTTACACTGAACGCTGAAAAGCGCGACGTAGAAGGGAAAGGTGCGAGCCGCCGCCTTCGTCGTCTTGCTGAAAAGGTACCCGCCATTATTTACGGCGGTAAGTCTAAGCCACAGAACATTCAGATTGATCACAAAGATCTGGTTCACCACCTGGAAAACGAAGCCTTCTACTCGCACATCATCTCTTTGGTAGTTGATGGCAAAGCAGAAGACGTAATCCTGAAGGATCTGCAGCGTCACCCAGCCAAGCCTGTTGTGCTGCACGCCGACTTCCAGCGCGTTGTTCGTGGCCAGAAGATGCATGTACGTGTACCACTGCACTTCATCAACGAAGCTACCGCCAAAGGCGTTAAGCAGGGTGGCGGTATCGTATCGCACCTGTTGACCGATCTGGAAATCAACGTATTGCCAAAAGATCTGCCTGAGTTCATCGAAGTTGACGTGGCAGACCTGGGCGTTGGCGAAAGCTTGCACATTTCAGACATCAAACTGCCTAAGGGCGTTGAGTCTCTCGCGTTGGCCCAAGGTGGCGACCACGACCTGCCGGTTGTGAGCATCATCAAGCCACGCGGTATGGCTTCTGAAGACGCAGCTGATGAAGGCGAAGCAGCAACTGACGCTGAATAA